Proteins encoded in a region of the Elizabethkingia bruuniana genome:
- a CDS encoding GNAT family N-acetyltransferase, with amino-acid sequence MRIEYRNILPNESGAYRMIRLESLKEFPEAFSASYEESVKMEKLWLEEDIENQMPKRFVTGVFIDNELSGICAFVNVGNNTGNILQMYVRKGFQGNNIGMGLILAVIQEARCRFHNIEIELEVKPDNIKAFNLYKKAGFEEITNDSDIIVMRYTQN; translated from the coding sequence ATGAGGATTGAATATCGAAATATTTTACCAAATGAAAGTGGGGCATACAGAATGATCCGTTTGGAAAGTCTTAAAGAATTTCCGGAGGCATTTAGTGCCAGTTATGAAGAGTCTGTAAAAATGGAAAAACTCTGGCTGGAAGAAGATATTGAAAATCAAATGCCGAAAAGATTTGTAACAGGAGTATTCATAGATAACGAATTATCGGGGATATGTGCTTTTGTAAATGTTGGAAACAATACAGGCAATATTTTACAAATGTATGTGAGAAAAGGTTTTCAGGGTAATAATATTGGAATGGGACTTATACTAGCGGTTATTCAGGAAGCAAGGTGCAGATTTCATAATATAGAGATAGAACTGGAAGTAAAACCTGACAATATCAAAGCTTTTAATCTGTATAAAAAAGCAGGCTTTGAAGAAATAACTAATGATTCAGATATTATTGTAATGAGATATACTCAGAATTAA